The Theileria orientalis strain Shintoku DNA, chromosome 3, complete genome genome window below encodes:
- a CDS encoding uncharacterized protein (endonuclease/exonuclease/phosphatase domain containing protein) — MDPFTILTVLVPYIFSCCGSVSNESNRVSFGSIDPDNLLLLSYSDNESSNKFEPSNYVVTKFVKFGGLTVFTITEGSKCSEVRYGSDLIWKHDPGKNGDVYPSKVVLNSTARVVWIIFDHMYYGYFYFNNGWKLNLTKHHEVNGQAPEEESTFHPLNEILPSNLYDDEDSDISLESNPIDPDRDRLTSNRSDDSDDISKRLKSQINLKRSLENQLEQRESELEQLARREKELIVNHIRARNLGIWVGSWNIGGNDFDIDENFIEWTQASDAKYEVYVFNFQEFVKLSFLNVAIGSRRTDESKERVFEQYVKAMLNDSTGEEYFKVKSVSMTGLYQVVFAKRVLKPYIRDILSSTIKTGVYYSIGNKGSVGIQFSIFEYNLSFLNVHLNFGPNLSLRRTILLEYVLKNLFKSDKTVMNSDFFIVSGDFNFGVLLEKRTVLRLLKKMQYKRLLNYDEFNIAKINCTKTIGKLHESKICFGPTYKYRGNSRSYTTKRPPGWYLLYLIFLLFGKCDRIFFGGRLLEAKKTNIISYRRNDKLIASDHRPVSASFIVVFDK, encoded by the exons ATGGACCCATTTACTATACTTACAGTTTTGGTGCCATACATTTTTTCATGTTGCGGATCCGTCAGTAATGAATCTAATAGAGTCTCATTTGGGAGTATCGACCCTGATAACTTACTCCTTTTGTCTTACTCGGATAATGAATCTTCGAACAAGTTTGAGCCAAGCAATTATGTGGTAACAAAATTCGTAAAATTCGGGGGTTTAACAGTGTTTACGATCACTGAGGGTTCCAAATGTTCTGAGGTTAGATATGGGTCCGATCTTATATGGAAACATGACCCTGGTAAAAACGGGGATGTTTATCCCAGCAAAGTTGTTTTAAACTCAACTGCCAGGGTCGTGTGGATTATTTTCGATCATATGTACTACGgttatttctattttaacaaCGGATGGAAGTTGAACCTTACTAAACATCATGAGGTTAATGGACAAGCGCCAGAGGAAGAAAGTACATTCCATCCTTTAAATGAAATTCTGCCGAGTAATTTATATGATGATGAGGATAGCGATATTAGTCTTGAATCGAATCCAATTGATCCTGATCGAGATAGATTGACTTCAAATAGGTCAGATGATTCCGATGATATCTCTAAGAGACTCAAAAGCCAGATTAATTTGAAACGCAGTCTTGAGAATCAATTAGAGCAAAGGGAATCGGAACTAGAACAATTAGCCAGAAGAGAGAAAGAACTAATAGTAAACCATATAAGGGCCAGAAACCTTGGCATATGGGTTGGTAGTTGGAATATTGGAGGAAATGATTTCGATATTGATGAAAACTTCATTGAATGGACTCAGGCTAGTGACGCCAAATATGAGGTTTATGTTTTCAACTTTCAGGAATTCGTAAAATTGAGCTTTCTGAATGTTGCCATAGGTTCCC GTCGTACCGACGAAAGCAAAGAAAGAGTATTTGAACAATATGTTAAGGCAATGTTAAATGACAGCACTGGTGAAGAGTACTTCAAGGTGAAGTCCGTTTCAATGACTGGACTATATCAAGTTGTTTTTGCCAAAAGGGTACTGAAGCCATATATAAGGGACATTTTGTCTTCAACTATTAAAACGGGGGTCTACTATAGCATCG GCAACAAAGGTTCAGTTGGCATCCAATTTAGCATATTTGAGTACAACTTATCTTTTTTGAACGTACACCTTAATTTTGGTCCCAACCTAAGTCTGAGGCGAACTATATTGCTGGAATATGTTCTTAAAAACTTATTTAAGAGTGATAAAACCGTTATGAACAGTGACTTTTTCATAGTGTCAGGTGATTTTAACTTCGGCGTTCTGCTTGAGAAGAGAACTGTTTTAAGATTACTCAAAAAAATGCAATATAAACGTCTGTTGAACTACGACGAGTTCAACATTGCCAAAATAAACTGCACTAAAACAATTGGTAAACTACACGAATCGAAGATATGCTTTGGGCCTACTTATAAGTATAGAGGTAATAGTAGAAGCTATACTACTAAGCGCCCTCCAGGATGGTATCTACTTTACCTTATATTTCTACTATTTGGCAA GTGTGACCGTATATTCTTTGGTGGCAGGTTGCTTGAGGCCAAAAAGACCAATATTATAAGTTATAGAAGAAACGATAAATTAATTGCCTCTGACCATAGGCCCGTATCTGCTTCCtttattgttgtatttgataaataa
- a CDS encoding uncharacterized protein (protein of unknown function DUF529 repeat containing protein): MSIFMKRFVFIFVLLCNLQKFVFSASHSENKLYISLLKIVTENESGKRINDRKNYVLEELGPSYHFSLRNNSKCTEVIYGDHMLYQYNAAEGYPRAISVHLDLNQIYLQVGESVQIYQRTNDVWNKSILNSINDLPEQGLEVITSDKNSAAHRMRAGVSVNYDFEDVKCSQVKYKNKTMWSYAENSNQYPNRVHFNLFKKIAIINFPSSYLILNYRETGPNVLSDVQIVRDGSNITIVTEDTAQQTPKENELNKYYLKEYAFVSNYSFNDETKCVELRHGNNVFWRHSDDITSGYPKSLCFHRDLNLMFLELNDSINTYKCLDSGCLLIKNIPLEGFTESDLTIITQNQLGSGTANNDPTAFNMESFGFGTEYIFNKGNDCVTIEYDGKTVWTKDGSESEGKLPRKMFFHIYTKMIIVDFAEFYLIYAFQNNQFILMTKDTLGGVEESDFQLMANYGSKSMVLNRDHYDFVKYPYGYAFVIMFKGETNCNAIDFKNKQLFRLSANNLPPKVMYVNWDMKMILLESPTFVNAYMYLNGNWVHIFGYPEAAESLDLSGLQEPRGEIVHKQVPKPRQPPKAPKESKEPEENTSLRGSKSTKPQESSESSDPKIMTYVLIGAPVVIILILLFVAFAIFRCLT; this comes from the coding sequence ATGTCAATTTTTATGAAaagatttgtttttatttttgtacttTTGTGTAATTTACAAAAGTTTGTGTTTTCTGCTAGCCATTCAGAAAACAAACTTTACATATCTCTTTTGAAGATCGTAACTGAGAATGAATCTGGTAAACGTATAAATGATAGAAAGAATTACGTTCTTGAAGAGCTTGGCCCTTCTTACCATTTCTCTCTCAGAAATAACTCTAAATGTACCGAAGTTATTTATGGAGACCATATGTTGTACCAGTACAATGCAGCCGAGGGATACCCTAGAGCGATTTCGGTTCACTTAGATTTAAATCAGATTTATTTGCAGGTTGGAGAATCTGTTCAAATTTATCAGAGAACTAATGATGTGTGGAATAAAAGCATTTTAAACTCCATTAATGACCTTCCTGAACAAGGTCTTGAGGTTATCACCTCAGATAAAAACTCCGCTGCCCATCGTATGAGAGCAGGTGTTTCTGTTAATTACGACTTCGAAGACGTAAAATGCAGCCAAGttaagtataaaaataagactATGTGGTCATACGCCGAGAACAGCAATCAATACCCAAACCGCGTTCATTTCAACCTTTTCAAAAAGATTGCTATAATCAATTTCCCTAGTTcttatttgattttaaactaTCGTGAAACTGGGCCCAATGTGCTTTCTGATGTCCAAATTGTTCGTGACGGCTCCAATATTACAATTGTAACTGAGGATACTGCTCAACAAACTCCCAAAGAGAAcgaattaaataaatattatttgaaGGAATATGCTTTTGTTTCTAATTATTCGTTTAACGATGAGACCAAGTGTGTTGAACTCAGACACGGAAACAATGTGTTTTGGCGGCATTCTGACGACATAACCTCTGGATATCCCAAATCATTATGTTTTCATAGAGATTTGAATCTTATGTTCCTTGAATTGAATGACTCCATCAATACATACAAGTGCCTCGATTCAGGGTGTTTGCTCATTAAGAACATTCCTCTGGAAGGATTTACAGAATCAGATCTCACAATCATTACTCAGAATCAATTGGGTTCAGGCACTGCTAACAATGACCCTACTGCTTTTAACATGGAGTCATTTGGTTTCGGAACCGAgtatattttcaacaaGGGAAATGACTGTGTCACTATTGAATATGATGGTAAAACAGTCTGGACAAAGGATGGCAGTGAATCTGAGGGCAAGTTACCACGTAAAATGTTCTTccacatatatacaaagATGATTATTGTGGATTTTGCtgaattttatttaatttacgCATTCCAAAATAATCAGTTCATTTTGATGACTAAGGACACATTAGGCGGAGTAGAAGAGTCGGATTTCCAACTTATGGCTAATTACGGATCTAAATCCATGGTATTAAACAGAGATCATTACGACTTTGTAAAATACCCATATGGCTACGCTTTTGTCATTATGTTTAAAGGTGAAACAAATTGTAATGCAATTGactttaaaaacaaacaattGTTTAGATTGTCTGCGAATAACTTACCTCCAAAGGTAATGTACGTCAACTGGGATATGAAGATGATTTTGCTCGAGTCACCAACATTCGTCAACGCATATATGTACTTGAACGGCAATTGGGTTCATATATTTGGTTACCCAGAAGCTGCAGAGTCACTTGATTTGTCAGGTCTCCAGGAACCTCGAGGAGAAATTGTACATAAACAGGTACCTAAACCAAGACAACCACCTAAAGCACCTAAGGAATCTAAGGAACCTGAAGAGAATACTTCACTTAGAGGCAGCAAATCTACCAAACCTCAAGAAAGTTCAGAGTCTTCAGATCCTAAAATAATGACATACGTTTTAATTGGAGCTCCAGTTGTGATCATCCTTATACTGTTGTTTGTGGCCTTTGCAATTTTCCGctgtttaacataa